The Streptomyces noursei ATCC 11455 sequence TGCCCGCGTAACCGGTGGGGGCGGCGGTCATGACCGCCGAGGTGGAACCTGTCAGGGCGAAGGAGGTTCCGAATCCCGCGGCCATCATCGGGGCCACCAGCAAGGGATACGAGGGGTCGGGGCCGGCTGCCGCCCAGCCCGCCAGGCCCGCGGCTGCCACCAGCATGCCCGCGACCACCAGGGGCCGGTGGCCGGTGCGGCGGGCCAGTCGGCCGGACAGGGCGGAGGCGAACGTGGTCATCACCACGGCCGGCAACAGGGCCACTCCGGTCTCCAGAGCGCTGTAACCGCGCTGTCTTTGGAAGTCGAGACTGGCGGTGAACACCATGCCGTAGAAGGCGAAGTTGAACAGCAGGCCGATGGCGGCTCCCCCGCCCATCGCGCGCGAGCGCAGCAGGCGCACCGGAAGCACAGGCATCCGGGCCAGCTGCTCGCGCAGCACGAAGGCGGCTGCGCACACCGCCGAGAGTCCCGCCATGGCCAGGACCGCCGGGTCGTACCAGCCGCGCCGGCCGGCCTCGTTGAGGGCGGCGGTCAACAGGGCGACCATCACCGCAACGGCGCACTGGGCCGGCCAGTCCAGGGACCGGGCGCCGTGCCGGCGCGAGGGCGCGACGCACCGCAGGGTCAGCGCCAGGCAGGCGACGCCGACCGGCAGGTTGATGAGGAACACCCAGCGCCAGCCCAGCGTGGTGACCAAGAGCCCACCGAGCAACGGACCGGCGGATGCGGCGATGCCGGCCATGGATCCCCACAGTCCGAAGGCCCGCGAGCGGGCGTCGGGCGCGGAGTATGCCTGTTGGAGCAGGGCGAGGGAACCGGGCACGATCAGCGCCGCGCCGGACCCCTCCACCAGCCGGGCCACGACCAGGGAGGCCGGGTTCTGGGCCAGTGCGCAGGCGAGTGAGGCGAGGGTGAAGACCGCCACGCCACAGCAGAAGACCCGCCGGCTGCCCAACCGGTCCCCCAGGGCGCCACCGGTCAGCAGCAGCCCGGCGAAGACCAGCGTGTACCCGTCGGTGATCCACTGGATCCCGGTGAGAGAAGTGCCCAACTCCCGGCCCACCACCGGCACGGCCACATTGATGATCGTGACGTCCAGGATCACCATGAAGTACCCGGCGCACACCGCGAGCAACGGGCCACGGGACCGCCACCGGTCTCCCGGGGCTCCGGGGGTCGAGTTGCCGTCGACGCGTTTCGTATCCGCCATGGTCCTGATCCTCCGGACAGCGAAGTCCTGGCAGTGCCCACCGTATGGGACGGGTGACGGGAGATGCGGGCCAGTCATGTCCTGGTGTGCCCCGGCGCGGGGGCGCCGTCCAGCGCGACGGCTGAGCGGTGGGCGGTGGCCCGGGCCCACGTGCCGGTGACGCACAGCCCCAGCAGGGCCACCGCGGCACCGCAGCCGGTGACGATCCACCAGACCGGCTGTTCGGCCTGCCCGAAGGCCGCGGTGAACGCCAACCTGCCACCCGGGCCCGGGTGCAGATCGTGGGTCAGCCCCAAGGACAGCACCGCCCCGAAGGTCGCCACTCCCAGGACCACGCCGATGCGGCAGGCGGCCATGGTGACGGCGGAGGCCGTGCCCGCACGCGTCCGGGGCATGCCGGCAACCGCCAGCGCCGTCGCCGGGACGTCCATCAGGCCGATCCCGGCGCCGAACAGGGCGTAGGCGAGGCACAGCGACACGGCCCGGTCCTGCCCGTGGCAGACGGCCATCAGCAGGCCGCCGGACGCCATCGCGACACCCGCGAGCACCAGCGGCATACGCGGGCCCTGACTGCCCGACAGACGGCCGGCCACCGGAGCGCAGGCCACGGTCATCAGAGGCATTGGCAGCATCCACAACCCGGCGGCGAACGCGCTCATGCCCCGCACGTCCTGGAGGTACAGGGTGCTGACGAACAGGTACCCGCCGAGCGCGGCGAACGAGGCCACGGAGATGACCACCGATCCGGTGAACGGCACGCTGCGGAAGAAGTGCAGGTCGACAAGGGGTTGCGGACAGTTGCGCTCCCATACCGCGAAGACGGCGAGGGCGACCACCGCGGCGGCCAGGCAGGTCAGGATCGGCGGCGCGCTCCAACCGCGGCGCGGGGCCCCGATGATCGCGTACGTCAGTGAGCCGAGCAGGACCACGACCAGCAGTTGGCCCAGGACATCGGTGCGCCGGACCTCCGACGAACGCGACTCCGGTACGAACGGACGGGTCAGCACCAGGGTGCCGACCATGAGGACCGCCAGACAGCACACCAGCGCCAACAGGCGCCCGCGGAGGGTGCGCAGGTCCGTCGATCCGGTCCCGTTGCGGGGCCGCACGGCGCGGCGGCCGAGACCGGTGCGGGCAGACGTGTGGCCGGACAGCAGCATCATCGTTCTCTCTCACCTCGGAAACCCGCGCAGACCTCGCGCTCGGGCGTGGAAGAGCCGGCAGCCCCCTCCCGCTGCCGCGCCGTGGTGAGGGACGCGGCGCCCGTGGGTGCGTCGGGCGGCGGGCTGCGTCGGGGACCCGGCACACCGGCGGCAGCGCGACGCGCCGATGTCTGCCGGGCCTGGTCCGTTTCGACTGTAGGAACGGAGGGGGCCGAGCGGTTCGGGCGACCGGAGGAGGCGGCGGGTGACAAGTCGGCGACGATCGGCCATGAAGAATTCCGCCCCACAAACGGACCGGACCCGATCCGGTTCGGGTCGGTGGAGTACCGCTCCCCCACTCCACCCTCCGTTCGGCCGATTCTCTCGGCCATGCGGCCCCGATAACGTCGAAATAAGGAATTTAAGCCGCGCAATGGAAACCCCCGCACGCATTCCCCGCCAGCTTTCCGCACGATAAGGGAGGACGGAAAGCGGAATGCAGAAGAAGTAA is a genomic window containing:
- a CDS encoding MFS transporter is translated as MADTKRVDGNSTPGAPGDRWRSRGPLLAVCAGYFMVILDVTIINVAVPVVGRELGTSLTGIQWITDGYTLVFAGLLLTGGALGDRLGSRRVFCCGVAVFTLASLACALAQNPASLVVARLVEGSGAALIVPGSLALLQQAYSAPDARSRAFGLWGSMAGIAASAGPLLGGLLVTTLGWRWVFLINLPVGVACLALTLRCVAPSRRHGARSLDWPAQCAVAVMVALLTAALNEAGRRGWYDPAVLAMAGLSAVCAAAFVLREQLARMPVLPVRLLRSRAMGGGAAIGLLFNFAFYGMVFTASLDFQRQRGYSALETGVALLPAVVMTTFASALSGRLARRTGHRPLVVAGMLVAAAGLAGWAAAGPDPSYPLLVAPMMAAGFGTSFALTGSTSAVMTAAPTGYAGTASALFNTTRQIGSAAGVALGGTFLATAADYGTGLRLSMGIGALAYFTAVVLAWLCVPATDAAKPSEACRHTGAGRRGPHRPTTPPDSRRNAPDHPTTLDTLDV
- a CDS encoding MFS transporter, with the protein product MMLLSGHTSARTGLGRRAVRPRNGTGSTDLRTLRGRLLALVCCLAVLMVGTLVLTRPFVPESRSSEVRRTDVLGQLLVVVLLGSLTYAIIGAPRRGWSAPPILTCLAAAVVALAVFAVWERNCPQPLVDLHFFRSVPFTGSVVISVASFAALGGYLFVSTLYLQDVRGMSAFAAGLWMLPMPLMTVACAPVAGRLSGSQGPRMPLVLAGVAMASGGLLMAVCHGQDRAVSLCLAYALFGAGIGLMDVPATALAVAGMPRTRAGTASAVTMAACRIGVVLGVATFGAVLSLGLTHDLHPGPGGRLAFTAAFGQAEQPVWWIVTGCGAAVALLGLCVTGTWARATAHRSAVALDGAPAPGHTRT